A single window of Thiomicrorhabdus immobilis DNA harbors:
- a CDS encoding DsrE family protein: protein MKTITHLLSSVMFGLVVFFGLASLVPNFAIASDNADRYGHQKVVYHINYDDAKKQFGALRNIQNHINAVGAENMDIHVVLHGDGLSLLLKPESLKKVPKFKSANAVDKITQRVDRLKLQGVHFNVCANTLKGRNVNLEEDLYDAAKDDVVPSGVAELAHLQGQGFTYIRP, encoded by the coding sequence ATGAAAACAATTACTCACCTTTTATCCTCAGTCATGTTTGGCTTAGTTGTCTTTTTCGGTTTAGCTTCTTTAGTGCCTAATTTTGCTATCGCGTCAGATAATGCTGACCGATACGGCCACCAAAAAGTGGTTTACCACATTAATTATGACGATGCTAAAAAGCAATTTGGGGCTTTAAGAAATATTCAAAACCATATCAATGCCGTAGGGGCAGAAAACATGGATATTCACGTGGTATTGCATGGTGACGGCTTATCACTGCTTCTTAAGCCTGAATCACTGAAAAAAGTACCAAAATTCAAATCTGCAAATGCGGTAGATAAGATCACACAACGTGTAGACCGTTTGAAGTTACAAGGTGTTCATTTTAATGTTTGTGCCAATACCCTAAAAGGCAGAAACGTCAATTTAGAAGAAGATTTATACGATGCCGCCAAAGACGATGTCGTGCCTAGCGGTGTCGCTGAACTTGCTCACCTACAAGGTCAAGGATTTACCTATATCCGACCTTAA
- a CDS encoding DsrE family protein — translation MQKLIIQKYLALLIGLLFCLPSYAAQTEAPLPDTFAENKVVLQISDRDPFKQTLVLNVAANLQRYYEAQNIDIEIVGFGPGVRLMFEGNTNTDRINNLIANGVRFSACENTINNMAKKLGYKPKIQPAVSIVPAGAGRILQLNKAGWQILKP, via the coding sequence ATGCAAAAATTAATCATACAAAAATACCTGGCTCTATTGATAGGCCTGTTGTTTTGCCTACCCAGTTATGCTGCGCAAACAGAAGCCCCATTACCCGATACCTTTGCTGAGAATAAGGTGGTACTGCAAATTAGCGATAGAGATCCTTTCAAACAAACCCTTGTGCTCAATGTGGCCGCCAACCTACAAAGATACTACGAAGCGCAAAACATTGATATTGAAATCGTAGGCTTTGGACCAGGCGTTCGTCTGATGTTCGAAGGCAATACCAATACAGACCGAATCAACAACCTAATCGCCAATGGTGTTCGTTTTAGTGCTTGCGAAAACACCATTAACAATATGGCAAAGAAACTGGGTTACAAGCCAAAAATTCAACCAGCTGTCAGCATTGTACCTGCGGGTGCGGGACGCATATTGCAACTCAACAAAGCAGGTTGGCAAATTCTAAAGCCTTAA
- a CDS encoding RNA polymerase sigma factor gives MTLTTKVANLFSETKKRRQLNALFEKKYRNLYRLAYAWCHQALQAEDLVQETFLKALESNKELDSLEHLDAWLAKIMHNKFLDIMRFNRRWQLADETEIDNFYMQECSETKLIEQQTSECLCKAMARLSFEQREAIALVDLQGFSYQQISEITETPIGTVMSRISRGRENLAKMMQQMEKGKSKVVPLRR, from the coding sequence ATGACATTAACCACAAAGGTTGCTAATTTATTTAGCGAGACCAAGAAAAGACGGCAGCTGAATGCCTTATTTGAGAAAAAGTATCGCAATCTATATCGGTTGGCTTATGCTTGGTGTCATCAGGCATTACAAGCAGAAGATTTAGTGCAAGAAACTTTTTTAAAAGCCTTGGAAAGTAATAAAGAACTCGACAGTTTGGAGCATTTGGATGCTTGGCTTGCTAAGATCATGCATAATAAGTTTTTGGATATTATGCGTTTCAATCGCCGTTGGCAGTTGGCGGATGAGACTGAAATCGATAATTTTTATATGCAAGAATGTTCGGAAACAAAGTTGATTGAGCAGCAAACATCGGAATGCCTATGTAAGGCAATGGCACGTTTGTCATTTGAACAACGTGAGGCGATAGCGTTAGTGGATTTACAGGGTTTTAGTTACCAACAGATTTCAGAAATCACGGAAACTCCGATTGGAACCGTGATGAGCCGAATTTCTCGTGGTCGAGAGAATTTGGCAAAAATGATGCAACAGATGGAAAAGGGCAAATCTAAGGTTGTGCCTTTACGGAGATAG
- a CDS encoding porin, which translates to MFNKKLKFKKSALLLALAGAITTQPVLAANWLMIQGTEKPDQAPRAKVWGFAQIDYQQTDDTKLPTLSGAAAGLSGDSAAFNQMAPQLSTSSGFNIKRARIGVRGANFPLDKNVNYFLMTELGNNGITTGGSGSQGQLTDASITLNHIKGARIRVGLFKTPGSEESFKGIPVFNYVNFTNGTDRLLIEKKVDNSTPVGALPDGVPAPARQENTIYGTRTDPAFAVRDTGIQIFDTFKNNDWEYSYAVMIGNGNGLALTDNDKNKDLYLYGSAEKVFDNSQGPRRHSMKMYAWSQTGKRTVDSTEHKRDRAGVGMTYFDGKYRAAAEYFTADGMIWGGPVAGATNTPLSVFTDQKADAYQLDLGYRIKPNIELNARYDVLNSATKSDANTGTGIDKKRVFTTTTLGAQYFFNKKTSVRLNYEIRDLDAPTALAGSNPTRVAKVLDNRLSAQLMMVF; encoded by the coding sequence ATGTTTAACAAAAAGCTGAAATTTAAAAAAAGCGCCTTATTACTCGCCTTGGCCGGTGCAATAACCACCCAACCAGTGCTAGCCGCAAACTGGCTGATGATTCAAGGGACTGAAAAACCCGATCAAGCACCACGTGCCAAGGTATGGGGTTTTGCCCAGATTGATTATCAACAAACTGATGATACAAAACTACCCACTCTTAGTGGCGCAGCCGCTGGTTTATCAGGAGACTCTGCAGCATTCAACCAAATGGCACCACAATTAAGCACCTCGTCAGGGTTCAATATCAAACGTGCTCGTATCGGTGTCCGTGGGGCAAACTTTCCTTTAGATAAGAATGTGAATTACTTTCTGATGACGGAACTGGGTAATAACGGCATCACTACAGGTGGTAGTGGTTCTCAGGGACAATTGACTGATGCCAGTATTACGCTAAACCATATTAAAGGTGCTCGCATCCGTGTAGGTTTATTCAAAACACCGGGTTCGGAAGAATCATTTAAAGGGATTCCGGTATTCAACTATGTCAACTTCACCAATGGTACTGACCGACTATTGATCGAGAAAAAAGTTGATAACTCAACTCCTGTTGGTGCTCTTCCTGATGGTGTACCAGCACCAGCAAGACAGGAAAATACCATCTATGGCACAAGAACAGATCCTGCCTTTGCGGTAAGAGATACCGGTATTCAGATTTTCGATACCTTCAAAAACAATGACTGGGAATACAGCTATGCCGTTATGATTGGTAATGGTAATGGCTTAGCTTTAACCGATAATGATAAAAATAAAGATTTATATCTTTATGGTTCAGCGGAAAAGGTTTTTGATAATTCACAAGGTCCAAGACGCCACAGCATGAAAATGTATGCTTGGTCACAAACCGGTAAACGTACTGTTGATTCTACTGAACATAAACGTGACCGAGCGGGTGTAGGTATGACCTATTTTGATGGTAAGTACCGAGCAGCCGCAGAGTACTTTACCGCTGATGGCATGATTTGGGGGGGACCTGTTGCTGGTGCAACAAATACTCCATTATCCGTATTCACCGATCAAAAAGCGGATGCCTATCAACTAGACCTTGGCTACCGCATTAAACCAAATATAGAACTGAACGCACGTTACGATGTCTTGAATAGCGCGACTAAATCAGATGCTAACACTGGTACTGGTATAGATAAAAAGCGTGTATTTACGACTACAACTTTAGGTGCACAGTACTTCTTTAATAAAAAGACCTCTGTACGTTTGAACTATGAAATTCGTGATTTGGATGCACCAACGGCATTAGCTGGTTCAAACCCAACACGGGTTGCGAAAGTACTGGATAACCGTCTATCTGCTCAGTTAATGATGGTTTTCTAA
- a CDS encoding AMP-binding protein, translating to MKWLFKLVVKGLFKLVYRVEVSGLEHYRNAIEGERPVLIIANHVSLLDGPLLDLFLPGETTFMVDKSHTKKWHERFLLSMSHFFTVDIHSPYAAKHMIDELKKGRQCMIFPEGRITTTGALMKVYEGTGLVADKTNAAVLPVHIGGAIYSRFSYLDGTRFAFIKRLWFPKITLSIQPSTQIKLDSAIKGTKKHKHYKRLVFNLLRDASFYGSVTPQSIFAKLIDARETYQSKEIVVEDINHAQLSLKKISQAAVILGKALQNQLKDEKRVGLMLPNVSGMPVSFFALQAYGYVPAMINFTAGQGAIQSACETAEVQTIVTSKKFVEAFEIQPLVDALSEKVRFIYLEEVREQIALFDKLAGLVTSTKSLPGYKIAAENEAVVLFTSGSEGVPKGVVLSHNNLVSNIEQINAMLNLLPTEKIFNALPTFHCFGLTAGMLWPLLKGAKLFMYPSPVHYGIVPEMVYQTNSHYVFGTDTFFSGYARKADSFDFYSIRALIAGAERLRPETREMYANKYHQPIFEGYGVTETTPVLAVNIPTAFKHGSVGQFVPGVEYRLEPVPGIEEGGRLYVKGPNIMLGYLMPNQPGVLQPPLDGWHDTGDIVDVDKDGYVWIKGRAKRFAKIGGEMVSLTAVENYINQASPEGHHVVVAVPDERKGEQLVLVTDDVTLSRQTVTDAAKAALVSELMIPKTVILVEKVPVLGTGKTNYPEVQKIAERHFKS from the coding sequence ATGAAGTGGTTATTTAAACTTGTCGTTAAGGGATTATTTAAATTAGTCTACCGTGTTGAGGTAAGTGGCTTAGAGCATTATCGTAATGCGATAGAGGGTGAACGACCGGTTTTGATAATCGCCAACCACGTTTCATTGCTCGACGGCCCTTTATTGGACCTGTTTCTCCCTGGTGAAACGACTTTTATGGTCGATAAATCCCACACCAAAAAATGGCATGAACGTTTTCTGCTTTCTATGAGCCATTTCTTTACGGTGGATATCCATAGCCCTTATGCCGCCAAACATATGATTGACGAGCTTAAAAAAGGCCGTCAATGTATGATTTTTCCTGAAGGAAGGATTACCACCACGGGTGCCTTGATGAAGGTCTATGAAGGTACCGGTTTGGTTGCCGATAAAACTAACGCGGCTGTTTTACCCGTCCATATTGGCGGGGCGATTTACAGTCGTTTTTCTTACTTGGACGGCACTAGATTCGCTTTTATAAAGCGTCTATGGTTCCCTAAAATCACCCTTAGCATTCAGCCAAGTACCCAGATTAAATTAGATTCGGCCATTAAAGGCACTAAAAAGCACAAGCATTACAAGAGGTTGGTGTTCAACTTATTGCGTGATGCCAGTTTCTATGGCTCGGTTACCCCACAATCCATTTTTGCCAAATTGATAGATGCGAGAGAGACTTATCAATCGAAAGAAATCGTGGTCGAAGACATTAATCACGCGCAATTAAGCCTCAAAAAAATCTCTCAAGCAGCGGTTATTTTGGGTAAAGCGTTGCAAAACCAGCTGAAAGATGAAAAACGGGTTGGTTTGATGTTACCCAACGTGTCTGGTATGCCGGTTAGCTTTTTTGCGTTACAGGCTTATGGTTATGTACCGGCAATGATTAACTTTACGGCTGGACAAGGGGCGATTCAGTCGGCCTGTGAAACGGCTGAAGTGCAAACCATCGTGACCTCTAAAAAGTTCGTTGAAGCTTTTGAAATCCAACCTTTGGTAGACGCTCTTTCTGAAAAAGTAAGATTCATTTATCTGGAAGAGGTTCGTGAACAAATCGCTTTATTTGATAAGTTGGCAGGCCTGGTAACTTCTACCAAAAGTTTGCCTGGTTACAAAATAGCGGCTGAAAATGAAGCGGTTGTCTTGTTTACCTCAGGCTCGGAAGGGGTGCCAAAAGGGGTAGTGCTATCGCACAACAACCTGGTAAGCAATATCGAACAAATCAATGCGATGCTGAACCTTTTGCCAACCGAAAAGATTTTTAACGCTTTGCCCACCTTCCACTGTTTTGGATTGACCGCAGGCATGCTTTGGCCGCTTTTAAAAGGGGCTAAGCTGTTCATGTATCCGTCACCGGTGCATTATGGAATCGTACCGGAGATGGTTTATCAAACCAATTCACATTATGTGTTCGGAACCGATACTTTCTTTAGCGGTTATGCACGTAAAGCCGATAGTTTCGATTTTTATAGCATCCGCGCCTTAATTGCCGGTGCGGAACGTTTACGTCCTGAAACTCGTGAGATGTATGCCAATAAGTACCATCAGCCTATTTTTGAGGGGTATGGGGTTACTGAAACCACGCCGGTTTTGGCGGTGAATATTCCAACCGCTTTCAAGCATGGTTCGGTGGGTCAATTCGTTCCGGGTGTTGAATATCGCCTAGAACCGGTACCCGGTATCGAAGAGGGCGGCCGTCTATATGTGAAAGGGCCAAATATCATGCTGGGTTACCTTATGCCGAATCAACCGGGCGTTTTGCAACCACCGCTTGACGGTTGGCATGATACCGGTGATATCGTCGATGTCGATAAAGACGGCTACGTCTGGATTAAAGGTCGTGCAAAACGTTTTGCTAAGATAGGTGGCGAGATGGTTTCTTTAACCGCCGTTGAAAACTACATCAACCAAGCAAGCCCTGAAGGTCACCATGTGGTGGTGGCCGTGCCAGATGAACGTAAAGGCGAGCAATTGGTGTTGGTGACAGATGATGTCACCCTAAGTCGTCAAACGGTCACAGATGCCGCTAAAGCCGCTCTGGTTTCAGAATTGATGATTCCTAAAACCGTTATCCTGGTCGAAAAAGTTCCTGTGTTAGGAACCGGAAAAACCAATTATCCAGAAGTTCAAAAAATTGCGGAAAGGCATTTTAAAAGTTAA
- a CDS encoding zf-HC2 domain-containing protein translates to MSHSIETYHLHAYLDGELSHDECVEVEKALEKDADLRQEFEKYKLLKSNMLKAYNDITVPPKNHPKANQKTRKSLWNIPNTAVASLVFGLVIGAGLYKIVLFQNQAMPALQQAMSENYLVHIDSDSPDKQKQAVKEIEALLETVGANAKVDLISNYNGVQLFDVNNPNSPELSRLLEKYDNLTLFACKRALDRARKLGKPVKLMPNVKHEQPAIDAVVERLNSGWSYIKI, encoded by the coding sequence ATGAGTCATTCAATTGAAACTTATCATTTACATGCCTATTTAGACGGCGAATTAAGCCATGATGAGTGTGTGGAAGTTGAAAAAGCACTTGAAAAAGATGCCGATCTACGACAAGAATTTGAAAAATATAAGTTACTAAAAAGCAATATGCTCAAGGCGTATAACGATATTACTGTGCCACCAAAAAATCACCCGAAAGCAAACCAAAAAACACGAAAATCACTATGGAACATCCCTAATACGGCGGTGGCTTCGTTGGTTTTTGGATTGGTTATCGGGGCTGGGCTTTATAAGATTGTTTTGTTTCAGAATCAAGCAATGCCTGCCTTGCAGCAAGCCATGTCTGAGAATTATTTAGTGCATATCGATTCGGATTCACCAGATAAACAAAAACAGGCGGTTAAAGAAATAGAAGCATTGTTGGAAACGGTAGGGGCTAACGCAAAAGTAGATCTGATCTCAAACTATAATGGGGTGCAGCTTTTCGATGTGAACAACCCCAACAGCCCTGAGTTGAGCCGTTTGCTGGAAAAATACGATAATTTGACCTTATTTGCCTGTAAACGTGCCTTGGATAGAGCTCGGAAACTCGGTAAACCGGTTAAACTCATGCCGAATGTCAAACATGAACAGCCGGCGATTGATGCCGTTGTCGAGCGCTTGAATTCTGGCTGGAGTTACATCAAAATCTAG
- a CDS encoding MFS transporter gives MQNKAVLTQSNLLFSKRFYPIFWVQFLGAFNDNLFKNALVMLITFRLSSSAGDTGLLITFAAGLFILPFFLFSSLAGQIADHYPKQRLIKKIKLAEILIMGLGAIALLSQELILLFLTLFLMGSQSAFFGPIKYSVLPEILPENELLRGNGLFSGSTFIAILLGTILGGIGVLAEEGLWIMSLAILVVAIVGYLFSLKVVSGTSANPQLAIEWNLFKSTKLMVSASVKHKTAFFSVLAISWFWFIGAVLLSQIPALVKYDLQADDNVVIAYLTLFSIGIALGAGVVGRFMANQAHIKWHWLMLLGMSTALAVTVLSIEFTDFSQLALLQNVSHETLLNFYDFMSVWPANSSFIALGILSVLGGAFIVPLYTLLQTHTPSVVRARMVAVNNIMNAFLMVLSAVLLMLGFALDLSLLNMLMVLALMNVVMVVVLFKKRFIAVE, from the coding sequence ATGCAGAATAAAGCGGTGTTAACACAATCCAACTTATTGTTCTCCAAACGGTTTTATCCCATCTTTTGGGTACAGTTTTTAGGGGCGTTCAACGATAATCTATTCAAGAATGCCTTAGTCATGCTGATTACCTTCAGGTTATCCAGTTCCGCTGGCGATACCGGCTTATTGATTACCTTCGCCGCCGGATTATTTATTTTACCTTTCTTTCTGTTCTCCTCTTTAGCAGGGCAAATCGCCGATCATTATCCTAAGCAGCGTCTTATCAAAAAAATTAAATTGGCCGAAATCTTGATTATGGGTCTGGGAGCGATTGCTTTACTCAGTCAGGAGTTGATATTACTGTTCTTAACCCTGTTTTTAATGGGCAGTCAGTCCGCTTTTTTCGGGCCTATCAAATATTCGGTTTTACCGGAAATTCTGCCGGAAAACGAACTTCTAAGAGGTAATGGCTTATTCAGTGGCTCAACCTTTATCGCCATTCTTTTAGGCACCATTTTGGGCGGCATAGGGGTGTTGGCAGAAGAGGGTCTTTGGATTATGTCCTTAGCAATTTTAGTGGTTGCCATTGTCGGTTATCTGTTTAGTTTGAAGGTGGTCAGTGGTACTTCAGCCAATCCACAATTGGCTATAGAGTGGAATCTTTTCAAAAGTACTAAATTGATGGTTTCTGCAAGCGTCAAGCATAAAACCGCTTTCTTCTCGGTATTGGCCATCTCTTGGTTTTGGTTTATCGGTGCGGTTTTATTGAGCCAAATACCCGCTTTGGTCAAATATGATCTGCAGGCTGATGACAATGTGGTGATTGCCTACTTAACCTTGTTTTCGATTGGTATTGCGTTGGGTGCGGGTGTAGTTGGTCGCTTTATGGCCAATCAAGCCCATATTAAGTGGCATTGGTTGATGTTGCTTGGGATGTCCACTGCTTTGGCGGTAACGGTTTTGAGTATAGAGTTTACCGACTTTAGCCAATTGGCCTTGTTGCAAAATGTTTCACATGAAACACTTTTAAACTTTTATGACTTTATGAGCGTTTGGCCTGCTAACAGCTCGTTTATCGCATTAGGGATTCTGTCGGTATTAGGCGGAGCTTTCATTGTGCCCCTGTATACCTTATTGCAAACCCATACACCAAGTGTGGTCCGTGCTAGAATGGTTGCCGTTAATAATATTATGAATGCTTTCTTGATGGTGTTGTCCGCGGTCTTGTTGATGCTCGGCTTCGCTTTAGATTTAAGTTTGCTTAACATGTTGATGGTTTTAGCGCTGATGAACGTGGTGATGGTTGTCGTATTATTTAAAAAACGCTTTATTGCGGTTGAATAA
- a CDS encoding BatD family protein: protein MTQHLLPLRSHAKFRKSTGLLLTLLFLLLLMLGSNRVLADSITVETDRQNVEMGDIITLAIETDFQTTDSKLDLSLLEQQFDVLNKQQSNQISIVNGHYNSHTIWRIQILPKQAGKLVIPPFEINGVKSQPYPITVKVAQYTDANRPYFLEAEVDKSQVYVQEQLIYTLRFYHKGSLISGNIRPPKFDSALVESLKEQSVYGKTINGQQYTVYEWQYALFPQSSGELKVSGPSFTGILHLKGKQKGVQSIAKDTLIQVRPAVKGEAAYWLPATSLSLSQQWQNLPDKIRVGDSLRRIITLEVDGLKDSQLPNMTSHNGDHYKVYADEAVNKQTLSEKGVHSSKLISQAIVPTQAGTLTLPDEKITWWNTATNRFETRVLKSKPLTILPAEPTATSAVHPESQIGTQSADQADNKTLKNPVENPLNGQQEDTYNPAVDNQKQAKNSQATSPFWVWIIAGLFIVLWLITLWLLLHTRKQLSLIKQAGDSLHDAKENAVTASVLKNKWCDMPPTEFYKDLLRQLHDDINIKNVDSIPNEPLKKAIFQLEAHLFAGEQLNDDTKQIICDNWASLFSEPHEKLKNKGELSELYNNK from the coding sequence ATGACACAGCACCTTTTACCCCTTCGAAGTCACGCCAAATTCCGTAAATCAACAGGCCTATTGTTGACGCTACTGTTTTTATTGTTGCTGATGCTCGGCTCCAATCGGGTTTTGGCCGATTCCATTACCGTGGAAACCGACCGCCAAAACGTCGAAATGGGCGATATCATCACCTTAGCGATTGAAACCGATTTTCAAACAACCGACAGCAAGTTGGATTTAAGCCTTTTAGAACAACAGTTCGATGTCTTGAATAAACAGCAGAGCAACCAAATCTCAATCGTTAACGGTCACTATAACTCTCATACCATTTGGCGAATCCAAATCTTACCAAAACAAGCTGGAAAACTGGTCATACCCCCTTTTGAAATCAACGGCGTCAAAAGCCAACCTTACCCGATTACGGTTAAGGTGGCTCAATACACCGATGCGAATAGACCTTACTTCCTAGAGGCTGAAGTAGATAAGAGCCAGGTTTATGTACAAGAACAGCTGATTTACACTTTACGTTTTTACCATAAGGGTAGTTTGATTAGCGGCAATATCCGCCCACCCAAATTCGACAGTGCGCTGGTTGAATCGCTAAAAGAGCAATCCGTATATGGCAAAACCATCAACGGTCAGCAATACACCGTCTATGAATGGCAATATGCGCTATTTCCGCAATCAAGCGGCGAGCTCAAAGTTTCCGGCCCCTCTTTTACCGGTATTCTGCATCTAAAGGGTAAACAGAAAGGGGTGCAATCCATCGCAAAAGATACCTTAATACAGGTTCGACCTGCCGTTAAGGGAGAGGCGGCTTACTGGTTGCCTGCCACCTCATTATCTCTTAGCCAACAATGGCAAAACCTTCCGGATAAAATTCGGGTCGGCGATAGTTTACGCCGGATTATCACTTTGGAAGTGGATGGCTTGAAAGATAGCCAATTACCTAACATGACCTCTCATAATGGCGATCACTATAAGGTGTATGCCGATGAAGCGGTCAACAAACAAACCCTATCGGAAAAAGGGGTGCACAGTAGCAAACTAATATCTCAGGCGATTGTACCGACCCAAGCTGGAACCTTGACACTACCGGATGAAAAAATCACCTGGTGGAACACGGCAACCAACCGCTTTGAAACCCGTGTTTTGAAAAGCAAGCCATTGACCATTCTGCCGGCAGAGCCAACAGCTACATCCGCTGTTCATCCTGAATCCCAGATTGGCACTCAATCGGCTGACCAAGCAGATAACAAAACGCTGAAAAACCCTGTTGAAAATCCGCTCAATGGCCAGCAAGAGGACACATACAACCCAGCGGTTGATAACCAAAAACAAGCTAAAAATAGCCAAGCTACCAGCCCATTCTGGGTTTGGATTATTGCTGGTTTGTTTATCGTCTTATGGCTCATTACCCTCTGGCTGTTGTTACACACACGTAAACAACTCAGCTTGATAAAACAGGCTGGTGACAGCTTGCATGATGCTAAAGAAAATGCGGTAACGGCTTCCGTTCTGAAAAATAAATGGTGCGACATGCCGCCAACCGAGTTCTACAAAGATTTATTAAGACAGCTACATGATGACATCAATATCAAAAACGTCGATTCGATTCCAAATGAACCGCTAAAGAAGGCCATCTTCCAACTTGAAGCGCACCTTTTTGCCGGAGAACAACTCAATGACGATACCAAACAAATCATCTGTGACAATTGGGCATCCCTTTTCAGCGAACCGCATGAAAAACTCAAAAACAAAGGTGAGTTAAGCGAGTTATATAACAATAAATAA